Genomic segment of Pseudomonas sp. CCI4.2:
GGTCGCGACCGCTGTGCATGAGATGGGCCTGACGGTGCAGGAAATTGCCCGGAATGCCGGTGCCGCTGCACAGGTGTCACGCAGCACGCAGGACCAAGCGGTGTCGGCCAAACGTATCGTTGGCCAATCGATTGCTCATATTCAGGCGATGTCCGACGGTGTCGGCAGCGCAACAGGCGCGGTTGAAGCGCTGGCCACCAAGATCGCCAACATCGATCAGGTGTTGACGGTGATTCGCAGTATTTCCGAGCAGACCAATTTATTGGCCCTCAACGCAGCCATCGAAGCAGCGCGTGCCGGAGAACTGGGACGTGGATTTGCGGTGGTCGCCGATGAAGTTCGCACCCTCGCCGGTCGCACTCAGAGCGCTACTGGGGAAATTCAGCAGATGATTGGTGAACTCAAAGGCGGTGCCGACCAAGCCGTAGCGTCCATGCGGGCAGGTCAAGCCGCCACGGGCACCGGTGTTGAAGCGAGCCGCCGCACCGGTGACTCACTGGATGCCATTGCAGGGCATGTCGAGGAATTGACCGACCGTAACCATCAAGTCGCCGCCGCCACAGAGCAGCAAAGTTCGGTCACCGAAGAGATCAACCGCAATGTTCAAGGCATTGCCGACCTTGCGCAATCGACGGCGAAAGACGTGCAGATTTGCCGCGAGGACTGCCTGAAACTGTCGAACAAAGCCGACCATCTGGCCTCACAGATGGCGCGGTTCAAATTGTAGGCCGTGTCGATGGCGCCGTACAAAAACATATAGGAGCGCGCTTGCCGCGATGGAGCGCGAAGCGGTCCCATTAGGCAGACCCGGTTTCGACCGAAAGAATAGAGCGGCTGATTTACGACTGCTTCGCAGCCGATCGCGGGCAAGCGCGCTCCTACGGTTGGCCAGTGTTTTTACTGACAGCACCGTGCAACCGTGACCACCTCCCAAGCGCGTCCAATACCTCATTCGTCGCCACCACCGTCGCGTACTCGCCATGCAGATTACCCAGCGACATGGCATGCACTTCTTCGGCGGTGTGCGGATTGCCGAAGAAGTCGGGCTGATCGAAGGTGAAGCAGGCGTCATGCACGACCAGTACGTCAAACCCAAGATTGCCGCCACTGCGCGCCGTCGACTCTACTGAGTTGTTAGTCACCACGCCGACGATGACGATTTGGCTGATCGAATCGGTGCGCAGCTCACTTTCCAATGACGTCCCACAAAACGCATCGGGTGTTTGTTTTTGCCACTCGCGCTCGCCTTCCACCGGCAGAAACTCAGGTTGATAGTCGACACCCGATTGCTCCGGCCAGAATACGGAGTCTGGGGACCGGGAAAAATGTCGGACATGAATAACCGGACGCTGAGTCGCGCGCCAAAGGGCCAGCAGCCGAAGCATCTGCAGCTCGGCATGAGGGTTGTTGCGCCGTCCCAGCTTCGGATGATTGATGCCCTCTTGCATATCAATCAGCACCAGCACTGCGTTGGATTGAATATCCATATGATCCTTGTCCTCTAGAGGGCGCTGAATACCTGCGCCAGGTTTTGATTGGCAAACTGCTCGATCACAAAGTCGACAAACACCCGAGTCTTGCCGGGCAGCAGGTTATGTTCGCTGTAGTACAGCGAGATATTACCGTCGAAACCTTCGGCGGTGACTTCGCCGACTCATTAATCCCACTGCTTGCCGTCGGTCCGCCACGGCACCGGCGACGAAATCGCCAGCTTCGTCAACTATCTGGCCGGCCCGGAAGCGGGCTACATCACCGGCGCGAGCCTGACCATCGACGTCGGCTTCGGCGCCTGATAACCAGCAAACGTCAGCCAATGGCACGGCCCCGGACTTCCCACGAAGCCGAGGCCGTGTTGCATTTGAGCGTTATCCGCTTTAAGCACATGAAAATTCTGAAAAAAACTTTTGCCTTCGTCAAAGGTTTCGACTACATTAGCGCGCCTCGACAGACCGAATGGTTTGACGAGATACGGTGAGGTGTCCGAGAGGCTTAAGGAGCACGCCTGGAAAGTGTGTATAGAAGAAATTTTATCGAGGGTTCGAATCCCTCCCTCACCGCCAAACATGAAATACGCCAAACCCCTGAATTCATTGAAGAATCTCAGGGGTTTTGTGGTTTTAGAGGACTGGAAAAAGGCGGTTTTTACCCATATGGGAATAATATGGGAATAACGCTAGAGTTTTAGGGCGTGCTCAAGGATGCCGATGACGTCCGGTCCATCCTCGTTAATCCAGGTGCCGTAGTGCTTGCGGATCATGTTTCCATTGGTATGACCCATCTGCTCCGCGATCCAGTCGATTGAAGCGACGCCGGTACTCAACAGTTGGCTGGCATACGTATGTCGGCACTGGCCAGGCCCTCGGTATCGAACACCTGCGTTTTTCAGATGGGCAACGAAGAAGCGTTCGCGAATGCTGAGATCGCTAACGTGGGGCTCACCGGTGACGGTGTTCACGAACACAAAATGGAGTTTGTGATTTCTGACTGTTCGATTGTCCCGCTCGACAATTTCAACGATGTCCGCTTCTTTCCCTCTGGTGATTGCCCAAACTTTCCGAAAGGCATCAATTGCAGGAGCAAGCAACCTGACTTTTCGATTCGAGCGACGGGTTTTGGTAACTCGATATGCACCACGGACTTTCGAACGGCAGAACGTCACGGTACCGGCCTCGAGGTCGACGTCCTCCCAAGCCAGCGCAATCGTCTCTGAGACACGTGGGCCAGCCCATATCATGAATTGCACCATCAGCAGTTCGTGCGTTCGATCCGTCGGGGTCGCGAGGATTTGCGCAATCTCTGCCCTGGTGAATGGATCTGGCGTTGGCGGGTCTGGCAGGCGAACATGCAAGCCTTCAGTTGGATCATGCGCAACCCTTTTTCGCGTGCGATAGAGCCTGAAAACTTGACGTACATTGCTTACAATATCCCGAATGGTTTTATTACTCAGTGTGGCCGACAAAGTTCCCTGAACCCATTCCTGCAGATTTAAGTAATCAATTTTATCAATTTGTACTTTTCCCCACCTCGGACGGACATGGACCTCTGCCTTACTTTAGTAACCTCGATAGGTCGTTGCGGCCACATTATTCATCTGTATGGACAACCATAAGTCTAAATAGTAGCCAAAAGTGTTACCGACGAGTTTTGTTGAATTCGGAAAGTGCCTGGCGTAATCAAATGTATTTGCCTGAATTTCATACTCAATGATGTCAACCAAGCGTTTCGCGTGCGCCAAGTTAGCCGCGTTGTTTCCTCCCGGAATTGATTCACGACACAATTCCCCCTCATGACGAAAGTAGATTCGGACTGAATTGCCCCGAGCTTCGACGCCATTAGTCATGTAGTCCCTTACTTTTATATCGATGCAAAAACGGAAAGCCAATGGTTACAAAAAAGGCCCGTTTCCGGGCCTAGAATGTTGAAGCGTTGGTTCTAGTGGACGCCGTTCAGCGTTTCTGCTGAGCGGTTCGCCGGGCAGCATTCAATGCTTGGCGCTGCTTGCTGCACTTGGCATGATTTCCACAGGCACGCCATTTTCCACAAAGGTCACAAAGGCTTGTGTGATCAATGTTCCAGGGAAAGCGCTTGATGCTGTTCGCCGGATTTGATTGATTTGGTGGGGGAGATGAATGCGGCGATTGCGGTGCATGTTCACGGACCGACACCGCCGCCGGATAGTGCGGCGGCGTTTGCTGGGCATCAAGGTAAGGCTATGGCGTTGGTAGGCCAGTTAAAACCCATCACCCTGTAAATAATAAGGGCGCCCATCGGCGCCCTTATTATTTACAATTACCGCTTGGATTATGCACATAACTCGCGTAGCGCGGCGGTGGCCAAAAAACCCGAACGTGAAGCATAACGATGATCTTTCATTACTTTCTCATCAATGCGATTCAGCAGGTGCTCAGGCAGCGAAGCGTTGAACCGTACAGACTTGCCCAAATACGGTGTAAGGTCAAAATCCACTACCGCCCATACGCCCCCTGCGAAGTCTGGATTGTCCAGGTGAGCGTCGACTTCCAGTGCCTGCGGCAACGTCTCGTCATCCGCTACCAGACCTTCCAGATGCAGAGCCAGTGCTTCGCGTACGTTTTCCAGCGCCTGCGAGAAGGTTGAACCGCAAGAGAAGCAACCCGGCACATCAGGGACAGTTACCCCGTATTCGGAATCCGCGTCTTTGTGTATTACGACTGGAAATTTCATTTCGTCTTAGACCCCTTGGTGGTCCTCAAAGGACCCCGGTGTTACATGCCGACCTCACTTGAGGCCGGCAGACTTCAGTATGTTGTTCAGCGTCCCTTTAGCTATGTCGGACTTGGGGTGCGGCACTGTTACCCGGCCCGGTTTGGTAGAGTGTTTGAACTGGTGGTGACTGCCCTTTACCGCCACTTCAAACCCTCCATCCGCCAGCATTAAGTCAATCACTTCCCTACTTCGCATCGTTCCCTCCACCCTTGCCGACGTTGTGTATCGTACACACGACTTTGATTTGAATCAACAGCCAAATACACACCGTACACACTGCTGCGTGCAACGGTTCGCATTGGGTGAAAACTGTGCATCGAAAAAAATGGGCGAAGGAACGCACTTTTCCCCCTCCCGCCGACGGGCTTTGTGTTCGTTTTTTATGCAACCGCAGGTGTAGTGCAAACGAAGCTGTGACTCAGGCGGGCCATGGGGCTTAGCGGGTAATTGCCGATTTCATTTTGTGCAAGGTTTTGAAGAGAAATGAATCGCGGTTGCACTGGGACGCTGTCGTCGCTTGGGAAGACGGGGAGTTGGAGACCTTGGTTTTGCGGGGCCGCAATTTGGAAAACGCCAGTTTCGGGACATTTTCCATAATGAGATCGCTAACGGCCGGGCAAATACGAGGATTGCATCGGAGTGGTGGCCAGAGAGATGAAAGCCCCGCAGGACATGGCTTCAACTGGACGTGCCAGCGGGTTACGTTGGTTCAACGGTAAACTTCTCGACGGTTGCCAAGCTGTACAACCAGTATCCGTAAAGCACCGTCCTGAATCTCGCAGATTACTCGAAAGTCTCCTACGCGATACCGCCACAAGCCACCCAGTGGACCTGTAAGCGCCTTGCCAGTAGTTCTCGGATCATCCCTGCTGGACACCCGCTCATCCATAAAATCAAGAATGCGCTTCGCTGACTGCTTGTCGAGCTTGCGCAACTGTGTTTTGGCCGTGTCGGTATAATCAATCGTCCAAGCCAAGGTCTTTCCTTACGTCCGCAGCAGAGTGAACGACCTCTGTATTTTTACGGACACGCTCCAGGACTTCAGCCGCGAGGTAGTAATCCTCAAGGTCAGTCAGACCATGATCGATGATTTCGCGCAGATAATACGCCTTGGTACGCCCGGTGCTGGTC
This window contains:
- a CDS encoding cysteine hydrolase family protein, producing the protein MDIQSNAVLVLIDMQEGINHPKLGRRNNPHAELQMLRLLALWRATQRPVIHVRHFSRSPDSVFWPEQSGVDYQPEFLPVEGEREWQKQTPDAFCGTSLESELRTDSISQIVIVGVVTNNSVESTARSGGNLGFDVLVVHDACFTFDQPDFFGNPHTAEEVHAMSLGNLHGEYATVVATNEVLDALGRWSRLHGAVSKNTGQP
- a CDS encoding type II toxin-antitoxin system RelE family toxin, with the translated sequence MAWTIDYTDTAKTQLRKLDKQSAKRILDFMDERVSSRDDPRTTGKALTGPLGGLWRYRVGDFRVICEIQDGALRILVVQLGNRREVYR
- a CDS encoding type II toxin-antitoxin system HicA family toxin; its protein translation is MRSREVIDLMLADGGFEVAVKGSHHQFKHSTKPGRVTVPHPKSDIAKGTLNNILKSAGLK
- a CDS encoding methyl-accepting chemotaxis protein codes for the protein MVATAVHEMGLTVQEIARNAGAAAQVSRSTQDQAVSAKRIVGQSIAHIQAMSDGVGSATGAVEALATKIANIDQVLTVIRSISEQTNLLALNAAIEAARAGELGRGFAVVADEVRTLAGRTQSATGEIQQMIGELKGGADQAVASMRAGQAATGTGVEASRRTGDSLDAIAGHVEELTDRNHQVAAATEQQSSVTEEINRNVQGIADLAQSTAKDVQICREDCLKLSNKADHLASQMARFKL
- a CDS encoding type II toxin-antitoxin system HicB family antitoxin, translated to MKFPVVIHKDADSEYGVTVPDVPGCFSCGSTFSQALENVREALALHLEGLVADDETLPQALEVDAHLDNPDFAGGVWAVVDFDLTPYLGKSVRFNASLPEHLLNRIDEKVMKDHRYASRSGFLATAALRELCA